The proteins below come from a single Malus sylvestris chromosome 3, drMalSylv7.2, whole genome shotgun sequence genomic window:
- the LOC126614615 gene encoding UDP-glycosyltransferase 76B1-like translates to MEENYQSMRKLQRELPLISSNMEERKGLRLILFPMPLQGHINPMLELANVLHHKGFSITIIHTQFNSLNPTTHPHFTFHSIPVELSRTEASTNDVMAFILLLNVKCFEPFSECLARLLSDDDQEPVACLISDLLFSFTQHVAENHKLARILLRTSAASSFVAYAAFPLLLEKGYLPIQESRLEEPVLELPPFKVKDLPVLKTKDPQKYYEAVSGLKKAVEASCGIIFNTFEDLEGNSLATIRQEFNTPIFPIGPLHKCFPANTSSSSNLLSQDQSCIPWLNTQAPQSVIYVSFGSIAAINETLFLEIAWGLANSNQPFLWVVRPGLVHGSEWIEPLPSGFIKALNGRGQIVKWAPQKNVLAHQAVGVFWTHNGWNSTLESICEGVPMICMPCLSDQMANARYVSHVWKVGLQLEHGVDRKEIERTIRKIMAEKEGEEIRDRILMLMEKAKICIKQVSSKREWEGWKGSKSSS, encoded by the exons ATGGAAGAAAATTATCAATCGATGAGAAAATTACAGAGAGAACTCCCACTGATCAGTTCTAATATGGAGGAAAGGAAGGGTTTGAGATTGATTTTGTTCCCAATGCCTCTTCAAGGACATATAAACCCTATGCTAGAACTAGCCAACGTTCTACACCACAAAGGCTTCTCCATAACCATAATCCACACCCAATTCAACTCTCTCAACCCTACAACCCATCCACACTTCACCTTCCACTCAATCCCCGTTGAATTGTCTCGAACTGAGGCCTCCACGAACGATGTTATGGCGTTCATTTTGCTTCTAAACGTGAAGTGTTTTGAACCCTTCAGTGAATGTTTGGCTAGGTTGCTATCAGATGATGATCAGGAACCTGTTGCTTGTTTGATCTCTGACCTTTTGTTTAGTTTCACTCAACACGTTGCTGAGAACCATAAGCTCGCAAGGATTTTGTTGAGGACATCGGCTGCGTCTTCCTTTGTTGCTTATGCTGCTTTTCCACTTCTGCTGGAAAAGGGTTACCTCCCAATACAAG AATCTCGACTAGAAGAGCCAGTACTAGAGCTTCCACCTTTCAAAGTCAAAGACCTTCCTGTGCTCAAAACAAAGGACCCACAAAAATACTATGAAGCAGTTTCTGGCTTGAAGAAGGCAGTCGAAGCCTCATGTGGGATCATTTTCAATACTTTTGAAGACCTTGAAGGAAATTCACTGGCAACAATCCGCCAAGAATTCAACACTCCAATTTTCCCCATAGGCCCGCTTCACAAGTGCTTTCCTGCAAACACTTCTTCAAGCAGCAATTTATTATCACAAGACCAAAGTTGCATTCCATGGCTGAACACTCAAGCACCACAATCTGTCATCTATGTGAGCTTCGGGAGCATTGCTGCAATTAATGAAACCCTATTTTTGGAGATAGCTTGGGGTCTAGCCAATAGCAACCAACCCTTTTTGTGGGTGGTCCGACCCGGGTTAGTCCATGGGTCAGAATGGATCGAACCATTGCCTAGCGGGTTTATCAAGGCCTTGAATGGAAGGGGCCAAATTGTGAAATGGGCTCCACAAAAAAACGTGTTGGCACATCAAGCCGTTGGAGTGTTTTGGACTCACAATGGTTGGAACTCTACATTGGAGAGTATTTGTGAAGGGGTTCCCATGATTTGCATGCCATGTCTAAGTGATCAAATGGCAAATGCAAGATATGTGAGTCATGTATGGAAAGTTGGGTTGCAGTTGGAGCATGGTGTGGATAGAAAGGAGATTGAAAGAACAATTAGAAAAATAATGGCGGAAAAAGAAGGGGAGGAGATTAGAGATAGAATCTTAATGCTAATGGAAAAGGCAAAAATTTGCATCAAACAAG tttcttCAAAGCGTGAGTGGGAAGGCTGGAAAG
- the LOC126614619 gene encoding F-box/FBD/LRR-repeat protein At5g53840-like yields MCSKSNSQNIQGHRISELPDAVLCHILSFIPTKYSVRTSILSTRWKSIWASVPNLDFEFEQMSTTWKEEYMSNYVGFFMFVDRVLSLRDSLDIQKFRLHCYYRVEDFSRIVGWICTAIRHNVVELDLCVYSDNIVCPTFELPQCVFMCKTLVVLKVKSNCITYGLPTSGCFPRLKFLDVKVEYPEDDSMEKLFSCCPVLEDLSINATVRDLLVLMFKVSAPELKRLRMTFVSAYLVSKDHEYDISINAPKLENLDIKQDCLSIYLFENFKYLVKGSVDLYSHYEQEWNDASERTTALLEAP; encoded by the coding sequence ATGTGTTCAAAGTCAAATTCTCAAAATATTCAGGGACATAGGATTAGTGAATTGCCGGATGCAGTTCTTTGTCAcatactctccttcattccAACAAAATATTCCGTGAGGACCAGCATTCTGTCCACAAGATGGAAGAGTATATGGGCTTCTGTCCCCAATCTAGActtcgaatttgaacaaatgtCTACTACGTGGAAGGAAGAATATATGTCGAACTATGTTGGTTTTTTTATGTTTGTCGATAGGGTACTTTCACTTCGTGACTCGTTGGATATTCAAAAGTTTCGACTTCATTGTTACTATCGTGTTGAAGATTTCTCTCGTATTGTAGGTTGGATTTGCACTGCCATCAGGCATAATGTTGTTGAACTTGATCTTTGTGTTTATAGTGATAATATAGTTTGTCCGACTTTCGAGTTGCCTCAATGCGTTTTCATGTGCAAAACACTGGTGGTTCTCAAGGTGAAGTCAAATTGTATTACCTATGGTCTTCCTACGTCAGGTTGTTTCCCAAGACTCAAGTTCCTTGATGTCAAAGTTGAATATCCTGAAGACGACTCAATGGAGAAGCTTTTCTCATGCTGCCCCGTACTTGAAGATTTGTCTATAAATGCAACTGTTAGAGATTTACTAGTTTTGATGTTTAAGGTCTCTGCACCTGAACTAAAGAGATTAAGAATGACCTTCGTCAGTGCTTACCTTGTTTCTAAAGATCATGAGTACGATATTTCTATTAATGCCCCAAAGCTTGAAAACCTTGACATCAAGCAGGACTGTTTGTCtatttatttgtttgagaatttcAAATATCTGGTCAAAGGCAGTGTCGATCTCTATAGCCATTATGAACAAGAGTGGAATGACGCTTCAGAACGAACAACTGCTCTTCTGGAGGCTCCATAA